A region of Drosophila suzukii chromosome 2L, CBGP_Dsuzu_IsoJpt1.0, whole genome shotgun sequence DNA encodes the following proteins:
- the HINT1 gene encoding adenosine 5'-monophosphoramidase HINT1 isoform X1, which yields MFLTTGRNFFRVFSSSRHIATCGARMASEVEKSQTAAASEDTIFGKILRKEIPCTFIHEDDKCVAFHDVAPQAPTHFLVIPRKPIAQLSLAEDGDADLLGHLMLVGRKVAKDLGLKEGYRVVINNGKHGAQSVYHLHLHFLGGRQMQWPPG from the exons ATGTTTCTGACGACCGGCCGGAATTTCTTTCGTGTTTTCAG TAGTTCTCGACATATAGCAACCTGTGGTGCTAGAATGGCGAGCGAAGTGGAAAAATCGCAGACTGCAGCTGCCAGCGAAGATACTATTTTCGGAAAGATTTTGCGCAAGGAGATTCCGTGCACTTTTATCCACGAGGATGACAAG TGTGTGGCCTTCCATGATGTGGCTCCCCAGGCACCAACCCATTTCCTGGTGATCCCTCGCAAACCGATTGCCCAACTCTCGCTGGCTGAGGATGGAGATGCCGATCTGCTGGGACATCTCATGTTGGTGGGTCGCAAGGTGGCCAAGGATCTGGGCCTGAAGGAGGGATACCGTGTGGTCATCAACAATGGCAAGCACGGTGCCCAGTCCGTTTACCACTTGCATTTGCACTTTCTCGGCGGACGCCAGATGCAGTGGCCTCCGGGATAG
- the colt gene encoding congested-like trachea protein, with translation MATTEKVSTERKANPIKSFLTGGFGGICNVLSGHPLDTIKVRLQTMPRPAPGESPLYRGTFDCAAKTIKNEGVRGLYKGMSAPLTGVAPIFAMCFAGYALGKRLQQRGEDAKLTYSQIFVAGSFSGLFSTLIMAPGERIKVLLQTQQGQGGQRKYNGMIDCAGKLYKEGGLRSVFKGSCATMLRDLPANGLYFLVYEALQDVAKAKSQSGQISTTSTIVAGGVAGMAYWILGMPADVLKSRLQSAPEGTYKHGIRSVFKDLIVKDGPLALYRGVTPIMIRAFPANAACFFGIELANKFFNIVAPNF, from the coding sequence ATGGCCACCACTGAGAAAGTCTCCACCGAGCGCAAGGCCAATCCGATTAAATCCTTCCTCACCGGAGGATTCGGAGGAATATGCAATGTGTTATCAGGTCACCCGCTAGACACCATCAAGGTGCGCCTGCAGACGATGCCCCGACCGGCGCCTGGCGAGAGTCCCTTGTACAGAGGAACCTTCGATTGTGCAGCGAAGACCATCAAGAACGAGGGAGTCCGAGGCTTGTACAAGGGAATGTCAGCCCCCCTGACAGGTGTTGCTCCCATCTTTGCCATGTGTTTCGCTGGCTACGCGCTGGGCAAACGCCTTCAGCAGCGCGGTGAAGACGCCAAGCTCACCTACTCCCAGATCTTTGTGGCGGGCTCCTTCTCCGGCCTCTTCTCCACCCTGATAATGGCGCCTGGAGAGCGGATCAAGGTCCTGCTGCAGACGCAGCAGGGTCAGGGAGGCCAGCGCAAGTACAACGGCATGATCGACTGCGCTGGAAAACTCTACAAGGAGGGAGGACTTCGCAGCGTTTTCAAGGGCAGCTGCGCCACCATGCTCAGGGATTTGCCCGCCAACGGCCTTTACTTCCTGGTATATGAAGCCCTTCAGGATGTGGCGAAGGCCAAATCCCAGTCTGGCCAAATTAGTACTACCTCAACGATTGTCGCTGGTGGAGTTGCAGGCATGGCCTACTGGATTCTGGGTATGCCAGCCGATGTCCTAAAGAGTCGCCTGCAGTCGGCTCCTGAAGGCACTTACAAGCATGGAATTCGCAGTGTCTTCAAGGATCTGATTGTTAAGGATGGTCCTTTGGCCTTATATCGGGGCGTTACGCCCATCATGATCCGTGCCTTCCCGGCGAACGCTGCCTGTTTCTTTGGCATTGAACTAGCCAACAAGTTCTTTAATATTGTGGCGCCAAATTTCTAG
- the LOC108010840 gene encoding rab-like protein 3 — protein MKEKQQHLNDVSTVRILMLGDKGVGKTSLTNLLASSEITPTPASRTVGEGSWNVQVRLHEYPNSMDLPPSPTWTSPSSSERSEKFPYPPNTPSDILYFVEFYDLNSDLRMRRDQRDSFYKNIDGIVLVYNLQDLRSQDNLHDWLYEPLRQICKHRHQRTRPILRRQHVPILVVGTRLDKLVRRPLRRGGSIAHQLAADEILLNCLDPESFADKGRNQGKLRGFLNRVVEFKELFPLSNPRHL, from the exons ATGAAAGAAAAACAGCAACATCTCAACGATGTGTCCACGGTTCGCATCTTAATGCTGGGCGATAAAG GAGTGGGAAAGACAAGTCTGACCAATTTGCTGGCCAGTAGTGAAATAACGCCCACACCCGCTTCTCGCACCGTGGGCGAGGGATCCTGGAATGTCCAGGTGCGGCTACACGAGTATCCCAACTCAATGGACCTGCCTCCCTCGCCCACCTGGACCTCGCCCTCTTCCTCGGAGCGCTCCGAGAAGTTCCCGTATCCACCGAATACGCCCAGTGATATCCTATATTTCGTGGAATTCTACGATTTGAACAGCGATCTGCGCATGCGTCGCGATCAGCGCGATAGTTTCTATAAGAACATCGATGGCATTGTTTTGGTCTACAATCTGCAGGACCTGCGCTCGCAGGACAATCTGCACGATTGGCTGTACGAACCGTTGCGTCAGATTTGCAAGCATCGCCACCAACGCACACGGCCCATTTTGAGGCGCCAGCATGTTCCCATCCTGGTGGTGGGCACCAGATTGGATAAGCTGGTCCGCCGGCCATTGCGTCGGGGTGGGAGCATTGCCCACCAGTTGGCGGCCGACGAGATCCTCCTGAACTGCCTGGATCCCGAGAGCTTCGCGGACAAAGGCCGCAATCAGGGCAAGCTGCGCGGCTTCCTAAATCGCGTTGTCGAATTCAAGGAGCTCTTTCCACTCTCGAATCCCCGCCACCTTTAA
- the HINT1 gene encoding adenosine 5'-monophosphoramidase HINT1 isoform X2, translating to MFLTTGRNFFRVFSSRHIATCGARMASEVEKSQTAAASEDTIFGKILRKEIPCTFIHEDDKCVAFHDVAPQAPTHFLVIPRKPIAQLSLAEDGDADLLGHLMLVGRKVAKDLGLKEGYRVVINNGKHGAQSVYHLHLHFLGGRQMQWPPG from the exons ATGTTTCTGACGACCGGCCGGAATTTCTTTCGTGTTTTCAG TTCTCGACATATAGCAACCTGTGGTGCTAGAATGGCGAGCGAAGTGGAAAAATCGCAGACTGCAGCTGCCAGCGAAGATACTATTTTCGGAAAGATTTTGCGCAAGGAGATTCCGTGCACTTTTATCCACGAGGATGACAAG TGTGTGGCCTTCCATGATGTGGCTCCCCAGGCACCAACCCATTTCCTGGTGATCCCTCGCAAACCGATTGCCCAACTCTCGCTGGCTGAGGATGGAGATGCCGATCTGCTGGGACATCTCATGTTGGTGGGTCGCAAGGTGGCCAAGGATCTGGGCCTGAAGGAGGGATACCGTGTGGTCATCAACAATGGCAAGCACGGTGCCCAGTCCGTTTACCACTTGCATTTGCACTTTCTCGGCGGACGCCAGATGCAGTGGCCTCCGGGATAG
- the Taf10 gene encoding transcription initiation factor TFIID subunit 10 yields MASDGEDINITPAESLASATDTEDEELDPPHGNSDFESDDEVLEVEEVPATAEEADMDELLRQLEDYTPTIPDALTMHALKTAGFSTVDPQIVRLISVSAQKFISDIANDALQHCKTRTTNIQHSSGHSSSKDKKNPKDRKYTLAMEDLVPALADHGITMRKPQYFV; encoded by the exons ATGGCTTCTGATGGGGAGGACATCAATATAACACCCGCCGAATCTCTGGCGTCGGCTACGGACACCGAGGACGAGGAGTTGGATCCGCCACATGGAAATTCCGACTTCGAATCCGACGACGAGGTCTTGGAAGTGGaggaggtgccagcgaccGCCGAGGAAGCGGATATGGATGAGCTTCTGCGACAGCTGGAGGACTACACACCGACCATTCCTGACGCCCTGACCATGCACGCCCTGAAAACG GCTGGCTTCTCCACCGTGGACCCGCAAATAGTGCGCCTCATCTCCGTGTCCGCCCAGAAATTTATCTCCGACATTGCCAACGATGCACTGCAGCACTGCAAAACGCGCACCACGAACATCCAGCACTCGAGTGGCCATAGTTCCAGCAAGGATAAGAAGAACCCCAAGGATCGAAAGTACACGCTTGCCATGGAGGATCTGGTTCCCGCTCTCGCTGATCATGGCATCACCATGCGCAAGCCCCAATATTTCGTTTAA